In a single window of the Pseudomonadota bacterium genome:
- a CDS encoding B12-binding domain-containing radical SAM protein, giving the protein MIKILFVSPSNFTTSSELVTIPIGLSYIKSYCENNISCSIKIVHQINKKVISDEKPDIVGISCFAATFGHALKISLLCKELGIHVVVGGEQITTLPHIISKDIDVGVRGEGEHTFLKLLQIYDNGWDKNKLRNINGLVFYDDGKLVLTGYAQPLLDLDDLPIPDLLYGNKSSDILCLMSSRGCPYRCAYCATGYHNNVHWMSPAKVIETIEFHLDKYPHIKRVKFWDDLFTVKFERVEEIANLMQAKGLTERVVVTICTRSDHINESLLKVLKKMNCTHVSMGLESGCDKTLKYINKMTTVEKNRRAVELLDKHGFDSEASFIIGFPEETTENIRQTYDFVKSSPIKKIQVFLPMPYPGTKIWEFAMEKGLVSENMDWERLDLIATMNQPKQVLDEFIVIAQRVSREELCRWMLKFRRLRLKKSAVYALQLLFRDPRLIFHRLRRDLVFFLRKVVFKPD; this is encoded by the coding sequence ATGATTAAAATATTGTTTGTATCCCCAAGTAATTTTACTACATCAAGCGAGTTAGTGACAATTCCTATAGGACTGTCATACATAAAGAGTTATTGCGAAAATAACATTTCGTGTTCTATAAAGATTGTTCACCAGATAAACAAAAAAGTTATTAGTGATGAAAAGCCTGATATTGTAGGTATATCGTGTTTTGCAGCAACATTTGGTCACGCTTTAAAGATTTCACTTCTTTGTAAAGAACTCGGAATCCATGTTGTTGTTGGCGGAGAACAAATTACAACTCTACCCCATATAATATCTAAAGACATTGATGTTGGAGTAAGGGGAGAAGGTGAACACACCTTCCTTAAGCTACTTCAGATTTATGATAATGGATGGGATAAAAATAAGTTAAGGAACATCAATGGACTCGTCTTTTATGATGATGGGAAACTGGTCCTGACGGGATATGCTCAACCTTTGCTTGATCTTGATGACTTGCCTATACCAGATTTGCTTTATGGGAATAAGTCAAGTGATATTCTATGTCTTATGTCTTCAAGAGGCTGCCCCTATCGTTGTGCATATTGTGCAACGGGATATCACAATAATGTCCATTGGATGTCTCCTGCAAAAGTAATTGAGACAATAGAGTTCCATCTTGATAAGTATCCACATATCAAGCGAGTTAAGTTCTGGGATGATTTGTTTACGGTGAAATTTGAGCGAGTGGAAGAAATTGCGAACCTTATGCAAGCTAAAGGGCTTACAGAAAGAGTGGTTGTAACTATATGCACACGTTCAGACCATATAAATGAATCGCTTTTGAAAGTATTGAAAAAAATGAACTGTACTCATGTAAGTATGGGATTGGAGTCCGGGTGCGATAAGACACTTAAATATATAAATAAAATGACTACCGTCGAGAAAAATCGCCGTGCCGTCGAGCTACTTGACAAACATGGTTTTGACAGTGAAGCTAGTTTCATAATAGGATTTCCGGAAGAGACAACAGAGAATATCAGACAAACATATGATTTTGTTAAAAGTTCACCTATTAAAAAAATTCAGGTTTTCTTGCCGATGCCGTATCCTGGGACCAAAATTTGGGAGTTTGCCATGGAAAAGGGTCTTGTCTCTGAGAATATGGACTGGGAGCGCCTGGACCTCATTGCAACCATGAATCAACCCAAACAGGTCCTTGACGAATTTATTGTTATTGCCCAACGAGTTTCACGTGAGGAACTTTGTCGATGGATGTTGAAATTTCGGAGATTGAGACTTAAGAAAAGCGCCGTTTATGCCTTGCAACTTCTTTTCCGAGACCCGCGGTTGATTTTCCATAGACTCAGGAGAGATCTGGTGTTTTTCTTACGAAAAGTTGTCTTTAAACCGGATTAA
- a CDS encoding NAD-dependent epimerase/dehydratase family protein translates to MKVLVTGGCGFIGSHVCEFYRNIGWDVVSIDNMTKYELEKTGYDAEKARNFNWNFLEDMGVKNVKADIRNIDEVLNASSGCDYIVHTAAQPAMTLSTADPYLDLTCNVVGTYNVLEAARNHNIPIVSCASIHVYGTDINSTLSEAETRYIRNPASIDETATVLTGNLTPLHASKFSAECYVRTFIDTYKVKAASFRLTGLYGTRQFGGEDHGWVANFSIRALANRPITIFNTGKQVRDILYATDLCKAFHAFYEKQVPGIYNIGGGEKTAISLIECLSYLEELLGREIEYHFGGERWGDLYYWISDCHKAEKLLGWKAETKPHEGIKMLVEWINDNMDIFQ, encoded by the coding sequence ATGAAAGTTCTTGTCACAGGAGGGTGTGGTTTTATAGGCTCACATGTCTGTGAATTCTACAGAAATATAGGATGGGATGTTGTTTCTATCGACAACATGACGAAATATGAACTTGAAAAAACAGGATATGATGCCGAAAAAGCCCGTAATTTCAATTGGAATTTCCTGGAAGACATGGGCGTCAAAAACGTTAAAGCCGATATAAGAAATATTGATGAAGTCCTGAATGCTTCTTCAGGCTGTGATTATATCGTTCATACCGCAGCCCAGCCTGCAATGACTCTATCCACCGCAGATCCATATCTTGACCTCACATGCAATGTTGTCGGCACTTACAACGTTCTTGAAGCTGCAAGAAACCACAACATACCTATCGTTTCATGTGCTTCAATTCATGTTTATGGCACTGATATCAATAGCACACTGAGCGAAGCTGAGACAAGATACATCAGGAATCCTGCATCAATTGACGAAACTGCAACTGTCCTCACCGGAAACTTAACCCCCCTCCACGCATCTAAATTCTCTGCTGAATGTTATGTCCGCACTTTTATAGATACATACAAGGTAAAAGCCGCCAGTTTCAGACTAACGGGTTTATATGGTACTCGCCAATTCGGTGGAGAAGATCACGGATGGGTGGCCAACTTCTCCATCAGAGCTCTCGCCAACAGACCGATTACTATCTTCAACACAGGAAAACAAGTCCGTGATATTCTTTATGCAACTGATCTCTGTAAAGCGTTTCATGCATTTTATGAAAAACAGGTGCCGGGTATCTACAACATCGGTGGGGGTGAAAAGACGGCTATTTCTCTCATTGAGTGCCTTAGTTATCTGGAGGAGCTGTTAGGGAGAGAAATCGAATATCACTTCGGAGGTGAACGCTGGGGTGACCTTTATTACTGGATTTCTGACTGTCACAAAGCTGAAAAACTTCTTGGATGGAAGGCCGAAACTAAACCACACGAAGGTATTAAAATGCTTGTGGAGTGGATTAACGACAATATGGATATATTCCAGTAG
- a CDS encoding transposase, producing the protein GINNKIKRLKRMAYGYKDVAYFLLKIHQHCGLLNPRLST; encoded by the coding sequence GGGCATCAACAACAAGATTAAACGATTGAAGAGGATGGCCTACGGCTACAAAGACGTTGCCTATTTCCTCCTCAAAATCCACCAACACTGCGGACTGCTTAATCCACGGCTTTCAACTTAA
- a CDS encoding glycosyltransferase, which translates to MHITHICPRFKTFHGGGEPVLLNLFRELSQIGIDNTVLTCNIPENMQECLDNKIKLRTLPAFLRKEYNNVLLSGFVDLLSSVLLIFFIERNTDAVCFHTEGVIPGLFFYKSFLRTKPTLYFCFQPPRFAYDTTKETAISGGLLGFFVPIFKTVYRPFDRAAVRKADYVATFSKGYKQWIEDIYGIVDVKVIPPGVTAPTTLVRLPSEISLRLKEGKGKTLICVGKLVTWKHVDRLIDIVAILKKNHPVIRLLVVGDGPCLSSLKKQVTDLHLKEEIIFCGYVESEKVYSYCTHADLMVLMEKNASFGLAIVEANSVGLPVMAFSGGGPTDIICPGKNGYLLDPKMDNSGIAKSISNHLGNKTVMQQMSEESKKISSKYTWRKFTEMFIQTLSVEKKEPINPV; encoded by the coding sequence ATGCACATAACCCATATATGTCCCCGCTTCAAAACTTTTCATGGAGGTGGAGAGCCGGTCTTATTAAATCTCTTTCGGGAACTTTCCCAAATCGGTATTGACAACACAGTCCTAACCTGCAATATCCCTGAAAACATGCAGGAATGCCTAGACAACAAAATAAAGCTGCGCACGCTTCCGGCATTCCTCAGAAAGGAATACAATAATGTCCTTTTGAGCGGTTTTGTTGATTTGCTTTCCTCTGTATTACTTATTTTTTTTATTGAAAGAAATACTGATGCCGTCTGTTTTCATACAGAAGGAGTTATTCCTGGTCTGTTCTTCTATAAATCATTCTTACGAACAAAACCCACATTGTATTTTTGTTTCCAACCACCCAGATTCGCCTATGACACAACCAAAGAAACCGCTATATCAGGAGGTTTATTAGGATTTTTTGTACCTATATTCAAAACTGTGTATCGACCGTTCGACAGAGCTGCAGTAAGAAAAGCTGACTACGTTGCAACATTTTCGAAAGGTTACAAACAATGGATCGAGGATATTTACGGAATTGTTGATGTGAAAGTCATCCCCCCCGGCGTTACTGCACCGACCACACTGGTTAGACTCCCATCAGAAATCTCTTTACGCCTGAAAGAAGGAAAAGGCAAAACCCTGATTTGTGTCGGCAAATTGGTTACTTGGAAGCATGTCGACAGATTGATTGACATTGTAGCAATTCTGAAAAAAAACCACCCTGTAATCAGATTACTGGTAGTTGGAGATGGTCCTTGCTTGTCATCACTTAAAAAACAGGTGACTGATTTGCACCTGAAAGAGGAGATTATCTTCTGTGGTTATGTTGAATCCGAAAAAGTATACAGCTACTGCACACACGCCGATCTCATGGTTTTAATGGAGAAAAACGCCTCTTTCGGACTTGCAATTGTTGAAGCTAACAGTGTCGGGTTACCAGTCATGGCTTTCTCTGGAGGAGGACCCACTGATATAATATGTCCCGGAAAAAACGGTTATCTGCTTGATCCAAAAATGGATAATTCTGGTATTGCAAAATCAATCAGCAACCATCTTGGGAACAAAACCGTTATGCAGCAAATGAGCGAAGAATCAAAAAAAATCTCTTCCAAGTATACCTGGAGGAAATTCACTGAAATGTTTATTCAGACACTTTCTGTAGAGAAAAAAGAACCAATTAATCCGGTTTAA